The Thermodesulfobacteriota bacterium genome includes the window AATCACTTAGCGAAGATTTGAAAACAAATTTACAGGCTGTTTAATGTTAGTCACTATTTTAGGAGGAAAGCGAGAAAATGTCTAAGGAGAAATTTGAGAGAGGTAAGCCGCACTTAAACATAGGAACTGTGGGTCACGTAGACCACGGAAAGACGACATTGACAGCGGCGATCACAAAAGTACTAGAGAAGGCAGGTGGA containing:
- a CDS encoding GTP-binding protein; the protein is MSKEKFERGKPHLNIGTVGHVDHGKTTLTAAITKVLEKAGG